In one window of Bombus vancouverensis nearcticus chromosome 10, iyBomVanc1_principal, whole genome shotgun sequence DNA:
- the LOC117156952 gene encoding myelin regulatory factor isoform X5 has protein sequence MDVIGDGDEQTLQAILGRGDFVGGIDNEALDFSQLEDFINSDSEQPATYFADTLAHNENGGGTTTHGGRVEAATAQQPPSRLPSPITQSHPASSTCTSGTTTVPNGAAYKDPQSHALPESPPDSGSEPPYSPPGHNDTQHVHSPHQKVALQEMLLHHQGNQANYAPNLLPSSPRTLTSSTDSMLLTHTVLTSHLGPGTPNIQSQQPIGQTLVPLPHEHSPGNMNTLYSSLQSAPKKRKLSQDGLVHVKQVQREPELGTVEHSCSSSSAVLDGDEVADNSYIDASYQCIRFHPFQQTSWHVLCDHNLKELPVPHYRVDADKGFNFSNSDDAFVCQKKNHFQITCHAQLQGEAIFVRTGEGLKKISSFQLHFYGVKVESPTQTIRVEQSQSDRSKKPFHPVTAAFRVELGGERVTKVTVGRLHFSETTSNNMRKKGKPNPDQRYFHLVVGLHAHTADQASYQVVAHASERIIVRASNPGQFESEGSGVGAEGGWQRGAAPDSVYHAGRVGINTDRPDEALVVHGNMKVTGHIVQPSDARAKQNVQEVDTREQLRNVQQLRVVRYRYAPEFAQHSGLGIKQQEDTGVIAQEVQQILPEAVLPAGDIVLPNGQRIENFLMVNKERIFMENVGAVKELCKVTDSLETRIDQLERINKRLAKLKRGDSLKSSISTISSISSNKYSSSINSKTTVQGKGKKSEREDELLCSNKFIQIIIVILILIMAFCLVAMATLYFLEYQKRSSLEWTAVASNGMLAIRPVHPSTASSTPNYDPRYNSLLDSTLSSSYTKHGSHSRGLDSSLSVKTNAFSTQAPHTKQQLYSQEITWYPISHSGPQPKLEKNSEFPGNWLGRHGAGAIPSNVDENDQGSEVDSSLNKGPIPLGRPSNCPRHFSEFENPCQIFCCTAKIHQFEDPQPDHPPEKKSISDHIEQPLNVYEEKRKISKSFQNGISPSDPSTQTLVKENNYKYLHKRTRRETGSGDWAEVASNAAGSLPPEPKPQLWIVAESFNTSLDQKYCSASSQDTPNNISCIIPLSKYMPDVQLTLHFIGMPWYGQVVQQCSSPTSPGVDESLICGRKYTMQQQAQLKIDIESNNQRGDQSFPLDVAHYLRRTLRFRVPTVQPQENICKNKHGVDYSEYTLHFYRDCDE, from the exons GTCGGGGCGATTTCGTCGGAGGCATAGACAATGAGGCCCTGGACTTCTCGCAGTTGGAAGATTTCATCAACAGCGACAGCGAACAACCCGCCAC ATATTTCGCTGATACATTGGCGCATAATGAGAACGGGGGTGGAACGACGACACACGGTGGTCGTGTGGAGGCGGCAACCGCTCAACAACCACCGTCTCGATTACCATCGCCGATTACCCAAAGTCATCCGGCCTCGAGTACGTGCACATCCGGTACCACCACTGTACCAAATGGCGCCGCTTACAAGGATCCGCAATC ACATGCTTTGCCAGAAAGCCCACCGGACAGTGGCAGCGAACCACCGTATTCTCCGCCAGGTCACAACGACACACAACATGTACATTCACCGC ATCAAAAGGTAGCTCTTCAGGAGATGCTTCTTCATCACCAAGGCAATCAGGCAAATTATGCACCAAATTTACTACCGTCCTCCCCGAGGACTTTAACATCCTCCACGGATTCGATGCTGCTAACTCATACAGTGCTGACGTCTCACCTCGGCCCAGGAACGCCGAATATCCAATCGCAACAGCCGATAGGTCAGACTTTAGTACCTCTACCACACGAGCACAGCCCTGGTAACATGAACACGTTGTACTCGTCGTTACAATCGGCACCCAAGAAGAGAAAATTGAGCCAGGATGGTCTTGTCCATGTGAAGCAGGTGCAACGA GAACCTGAACTGGGTACCGTGGAGCACAGTTGCAGTAGCAGCAGTGCAGTTCTCGATGGCGACGAAGTGGCAGACAATAGCTATATAGATGCCAGCTATCAGTGCATCCGATTTCATCCCTTTCAGCAAACTTCCTGGCACGTTCTATGCGATCATAATCTGAAGGAACTTCCAGTTCCTCATTACCGAGTAGACGCGGACAAGGGATTCAATTTCAGCAATTCCGACGACGCGTTTGTGTGCCAGAAGAAAAATCACTTTCAG ATTACTTGCCACGCTCAGCTCCAAGGTGAAGCTATATTCGTTCGAACCGGTGAAGGTTTGAAGAAGATAAGCAGTTTTCAGCTACACTTTTACGGCGTCAAAGTTGAGTCTCCGACGCAGACTATCAGAGTGGAGCAAAGTCAAAGCGACAGGAGCAAGAAACCGTTCCATCCAGTGAC AGCTGCTTTCAGGGTGGAACTAGGCGGCGAGCGTGTTACAAAAGTAACCGTTGGCCGTCTTCACTTCAGCGAGACGACCAGCAACAATATGCGAAAGAAAGGGAAACCGAATCCGGATCAAAGATATTTCCATTTAGTTGTTGGCCTGCACGCACACACCGCTGACCAAGCCAGCTATCAGGTGGTAGCTCATGCGTCCGAAAGAATAATCGTCAGG GCAAGTAATCCCGGCCAATTCGAGTCGGAAGGCAGTGGCGTTGGCGCTGAAGGTGGTTGGCAAAGAGGAGCAGCACCGGATAGCGTTTACCATGCCGGCCGAGTTGGAATTAACACGGATAGGCCTGACGAAGCTTTGGTTGTCCATGGCAATATGAAA GTGACTGGCCATATTGTTCAACCCAGTGATGCACGGGCGAAACAAAACGTACAGGAAGTGGACACGCGTGAACAATTGCGAAACGTGCAACAGTTGAGAGTAGTTCGTTATAGATACGCGCCAGAATTTGCACAGCATTCTGGTTTGGGTATCAAGCAACAAGAAGACACGGGTGTCATAGCGCAGGAAGTGCAGCAGATATTGCCGGAAGCTGTGCTGCCAGCTGGGGACATTGTCCTTCCAAATGGCCAGAGAATCGAAAACTTTCTAATGGTGAACAAGGAGAGGATATTCATGGAGAATGTTGGTGCTGTGAAAGAACTGTGTAAA GTAACGGATAGCTTGGAAACTCGCATAGACCAACTGGAGCGAATAAACAAGCGGCTGGCGAAGCTGAAGAGGGGCGACAGTCTGAAAAGTTCGATTAGTACAATCTCTAGTATATCAAGTAACAAATACTCATCCTCTATCAATAGTAAAACTACCGTACAAGGTAAAGGAAAGAAGAGCGAGCGGGAGGACGAACTTCTGTGCAGTAATAAGTTTATCCAGATTATCATTGTTATACTTATCCTTATTATGGCGTtttg CTTAGTAGCAATGGCGACGTTATACTTCTTAGAATATCAGAAACGTAGCAGCCTCGAGTGGACCGCGGTAGCTAGCAATGGAATGTTGGCTATAAGACCAGTACATCCGTCGACAGCGTCGAGTACGCCTAATTACGATCCTCGGTACAATTCGTTGTTAGATAGTACATTGTCGTCTTCGTATACCAAGCACGGATCCCATAGTAGAGGCTTGGACAGTAGTTTGTCTGTGAAAACCAACGCGTTCTCCACGCAGGCGCCTCATACGAAACAACAGCTTTACTCTCAAGAAATTACTTGGTATCCTATTAGTCATTCTGGGCCGCAACCAAAACTTGAGAAAAATAG CGAATTTCCTGGAAACTGGTTGGGTAGACATGGCGCCGGTGCTATTCCCAGTAACGTGGATGAGAACGATCAAGGATCGGAAGTGGACTCGTCTTTGAACAAAGGTCCAATTCCACTAGGTAGACCGTCGAATTGTCCTAGACACTTTAGCGAGTTTGAAAATCCCTGTCAG ATATTCTGTTGTACAGCCAAGATTCATCAGTTCGAGGATCCTCAACCTGATCATCCTCCGGAGAAGAAATCAATCT caGATCACATAGAACAGCCATTGAACGTGTACGAGGAGAAGCGTAAAATAAGCAAAAGTTTCCAAAATGGTATCAGCCCGTCTGATCCAAGCACGCAGACACTTGTAAAAGAA AACAATTACAAATATCTGCATAAAAGAACAAGAAGAGAAACCGGTAGTGGAGATTGGGCGGAAGTTGCCAGCAACGCTGCTGGATCGTTACCACCAGAACCAAAGCCACAGTTGTGGATAGTGGCAGAAAGCTTTAATACTTCGCTCGATCAAAAGTATTGTTCCGCGTCCTCGCAGGATACGCCGAATAATATATCTTGCATCATTCCTTTGTCCAAATATATGCCGGACGTTCAACTCACGTTACATTTTAT TGGAATGCCTTGGTACGGCCAAGTAGTGCAACAGTGCTCCTCGCCAACAAGTCCTGGCGTCGATGAGTCTCTAATTTGTGGCCGGAAATACACGATGCAACAACAGGCTCAGCTGAAGATTGACATTGAAAGTAACAACCAACGGGGAGATCAATCCTTTCCCCTCGATGTTGCTCATTATCTCAGGAGAACGTTGAGGTTTCGTGTACCTACTGTACAGCCGCAAGAA AATATCTGCAAGAATAAACACGGTGTCGATTACTCGGAGTACACGTTGCACTTTTATCGAGATTGCGACGAATGA
- the LOC117156952 gene encoding myelin regulatory factor isoform X2, with protein MDVIGDGDEQTLQAILGRGDFVGGIDNEALDFSQLEDFINSDSEQPATYFADTLAHNENGGGTTTHGGRVEAATAQQPPSRLPSPITQSHPASSTCTSGTTTVPNGAAYKDPQSYVHPHALPESPPDSGSEPPYSPPGHNDTQHVHSPHQKVALQEMLLHHQGNQANYAPNLLPSSPRTLTSSTDSMLLTHTVLTSHLGPGTPNIQSQQPIGQTLVPLPHEHSPGNMNTLYSSLQSAPKKRKLSQDGLVHVKQVQREPELGTVEHSCSSSSAVLDGDEVADNSYIDASYQCIRFHPFQQTSWHVLCDHNLKELPVPHYRVDADKGFNFSNSDDAFVCQKKNHFQITCHAQLQGEAIFVRTGEGLKKISSFQLHFYGVKVESPTQTIRVEQSQSDRSKKPFHPVTAAFRVELGGERVTKVTVGRLHFSETTSNNMRKKGKPNPDQRYFHLVVGLHAHTADQASYQVVAHASERIIVRASNPGQFESEGSGVGAEGGWQRGAAPDSVYHAGRVGINTDRPDEALVVHGNMKVTGHIVQPSDARAKQNVQEVDTREQLRNVQQLRVVRYRYAPEFAQHSGLGIKQQEDTGVIAQEVQQILPEAVLPAGDIVLPNGQRIENFLMVNKERIFMENVGAVKELCKVTDSLETRIDQLERINKRLAKLKRGDSLKSSISTISSISSNKYSSSINSKTTVQGKGKKSEREDELLCSNKFIQIIIVILILIMAFCLVAMATLYFLEYQKRSSLEWTAVASNGMLAIRPVHPSTASSTPNYDPRYNSLLDSTLSSSYTKHGSHSRGLDSSLSVKTNAFSTQAPHTKQQLYSQEITWYPISHSGPQPKLEKNSEFPGNWLGRHGAGAIPSNVDENDQGSEVDSSLNKGPIPLGRPSNCPRHFSEFENPCQIFCCTAKIHQFEDPQPDHPPEKKSIYHIEQPLNVYEEKRKISKSFQNGISPSDPSTQTLVKENNYKYLHKRTRRETGSGDWAEVASNAAGSLPPEPKPQLWIVAESFNTSLDQKYCSASSQDTPNNISCIIPLSKYMPDVQLTLHFIGMPWYGQVVQQCSSPTSPGVDESLICGRKYTMQQQAQLKIDIESNNQRGDQSFPLDVAHYLRRTLRFRVPTVQPQENICKNKHGVDYSEYTLHFYRDCDE; from the exons GTCGGGGCGATTTCGTCGGAGGCATAGACAATGAGGCCCTGGACTTCTCGCAGTTGGAAGATTTCATCAACAGCGACAGCGAACAACCCGCCAC ATATTTCGCTGATACATTGGCGCATAATGAGAACGGGGGTGGAACGACGACACACGGTGGTCGTGTGGAGGCGGCAACCGCTCAACAACCACCGTCTCGATTACCATCGCCGATTACCCAAAGTCATCCGGCCTCGAGTACGTGCACATCCGGTACCACCACTGTACCAAATGGCGCCGCTTACAAGGATCCGCAATCGTACGTTCACCC ACATGCTTTGCCAGAAAGCCCACCGGACAGTGGCAGCGAACCACCGTATTCTCCGCCAGGTCACAACGACACACAACATGTACATTCACCGC ATCAAAAGGTAGCTCTTCAGGAGATGCTTCTTCATCACCAAGGCAATCAGGCAAATTATGCACCAAATTTACTACCGTCCTCCCCGAGGACTTTAACATCCTCCACGGATTCGATGCTGCTAACTCATACAGTGCTGACGTCTCACCTCGGCCCAGGAACGCCGAATATCCAATCGCAACAGCCGATAGGTCAGACTTTAGTACCTCTACCACACGAGCACAGCCCTGGTAACATGAACACGTTGTACTCGTCGTTACAATCGGCACCCAAGAAGAGAAAATTGAGCCAGGATGGTCTTGTCCATGTGAAGCAGGTGCAACGA GAACCTGAACTGGGTACCGTGGAGCACAGTTGCAGTAGCAGCAGTGCAGTTCTCGATGGCGACGAAGTGGCAGACAATAGCTATATAGATGCCAGCTATCAGTGCATCCGATTTCATCCCTTTCAGCAAACTTCCTGGCACGTTCTATGCGATCATAATCTGAAGGAACTTCCAGTTCCTCATTACCGAGTAGACGCGGACAAGGGATTCAATTTCAGCAATTCCGACGACGCGTTTGTGTGCCAGAAGAAAAATCACTTTCAG ATTACTTGCCACGCTCAGCTCCAAGGTGAAGCTATATTCGTTCGAACCGGTGAAGGTTTGAAGAAGATAAGCAGTTTTCAGCTACACTTTTACGGCGTCAAAGTTGAGTCTCCGACGCAGACTATCAGAGTGGAGCAAAGTCAAAGCGACAGGAGCAAGAAACCGTTCCATCCAGTGAC AGCTGCTTTCAGGGTGGAACTAGGCGGCGAGCGTGTTACAAAAGTAACCGTTGGCCGTCTTCACTTCAGCGAGACGACCAGCAACAATATGCGAAAGAAAGGGAAACCGAATCCGGATCAAAGATATTTCCATTTAGTTGTTGGCCTGCACGCACACACCGCTGACCAAGCCAGCTATCAGGTGGTAGCTCATGCGTCCGAAAGAATAATCGTCAGG GCAAGTAATCCCGGCCAATTCGAGTCGGAAGGCAGTGGCGTTGGCGCTGAAGGTGGTTGGCAAAGAGGAGCAGCACCGGATAGCGTTTACCATGCCGGCCGAGTTGGAATTAACACGGATAGGCCTGACGAAGCTTTGGTTGTCCATGGCAATATGAAA GTGACTGGCCATATTGTTCAACCCAGTGATGCACGGGCGAAACAAAACGTACAGGAAGTGGACACGCGTGAACAATTGCGAAACGTGCAACAGTTGAGAGTAGTTCGTTATAGATACGCGCCAGAATTTGCACAGCATTCTGGTTTGGGTATCAAGCAACAAGAAGACACGGGTGTCATAGCGCAGGAAGTGCAGCAGATATTGCCGGAAGCTGTGCTGCCAGCTGGGGACATTGTCCTTCCAAATGGCCAGAGAATCGAAAACTTTCTAATGGTGAACAAGGAGAGGATATTCATGGAGAATGTTGGTGCTGTGAAAGAACTGTGTAAA GTAACGGATAGCTTGGAAACTCGCATAGACCAACTGGAGCGAATAAACAAGCGGCTGGCGAAGCTGAAGAGGGGCGACAGTCTGAAAAGTTCGATTAGTACAATCTCTAGTATATCAAGTAACAAATACTCATCCTCTATCAATAGTAAAACTACCGTACAAGGTAAAGGAAAGAAGAGCGAGCGGGAGGACGAACTTCTGTGCAGTAATAAGTTTATCCAGATTATCATTGTTATACTTATCCTTATTATGGCGTtttg CTTAGTAGCAATGGCGACGTTATACTTCTTAGAATATCAGAAACGTAGCAGCCTCGAGTGGACCGCGGTAGCTAGCAATGGAATGTTGGCTATAAGACCAGTACATCCGTCGACAGCGTCGAGTACGCCTAATTACGATCCTCGGTACAATTCGTTGTTAGATAGTACATTGTCGTCTTCGTATACCAAGCACGGATCCCATAGTAGAGGCTTGGACAGTAGTTTGTCTGTGAAAACCAACGCGTTCTCCACGCAGGCGCCTCATACGAAACAACAGCTTTACTCTCAAGAAATTACTTGGTATCCTATTAGTCATTCTGGGCCGCAACCAAAACTTGAGAAAAATAG CGAATTTCCTGGAAACTGGTTGGGTAGACATGGCGCCGGTGCTATTCCCAGTAACGTGGATGAGAACGATCAAGGATCGGAAGTGGACTCGTCTTTGAACAAAGGTCCAATTCCACTAGGTAGACCGTCGAATTGTCCTAGACACTTTAGCGAGTTTGAAAATCCCTGTCAG ATATTCTGTTGTACAGCCAAGATTCATCAGTTCGAGGATCCTCAACCTGATCATCCTCCGGAGAAGAAATCAATCT ATCACATAGAACAGCCATTGAACGTGTACGAGGAGAAGCGTAAAATAAGCAAAAGTTTCCAAAATGGTATCAGCCCGTCTGATCCAAGCACGCAGACACTTGTAAAAGAA AACAATTACAAATATCTGCATAAAAGAACAAGAAGAGAAACCGGTAGTGGAGATTGGGCGGAAGTTGCCAGCAACGCTGCTGGATCGTTACCACCAGAACCAAAGCCACAGTTGTGGATAGTGGCAGAAAGCTTTAATACTTCGCTCGATCAAAAGTATTGTTCCGCGTCCTCGCAGGATACGCCGAATAATATATCTTGCATCATTCCTTTGTCCAAATATATGCCGGACGTTCAACTCACGTTACATTTTAT TGGAATGCCTTGGTACGGCCAAGTAGTGCAACAGTGCTCCTCGCCAACAAGTCCTGGCGTCGATGAGTCTCTAATTTGTGGCCGGAAATACACGATGCAACAACAGGCTCAGCTGAAGATTGACATTGAAAGTAACAACCAACGGGGAGATCAATCCTTTCCCCTCGATGTTGCTCATTATCTCAGGAGAACGTTGAGGTTTCGTGTACCTACTGTACAGCCGCAAGAA AATATCTGCAAGAATAAACACGGTGTCGATTACTCGGAGTACACGTTGCACTTTTATCGAGATTGCGACGAATGA
- the LOC117156952 gene encoding myelin regulatory factor isoform X4 — MDVIGDGDEQTLQAILGRGDFVGGIDNEALDFSQLEDFINSDSEQPATYFADTLAHNENGGGTTTHGGRVEAATAQQPPSRLPSPITQSHPASSTCTSGTTTVPNGAAYKDPQSYVHPHALPESPPDSGSEPPYSPPGHNDTQHVHSPHQKVALQEMLLHHQGNQANYAPNLLPSSPRTLTSSTDSMLLTHTVLTSHLGPGTPNIQSQQPIGQTLVPLPHEHSPGNMNTLYSSLQSAPKKRKLSQDGLVHVKQVQREPELGTVEHSCSSSSAVLDGDEVADNSYIDASYQCIRFHPFQQTSWHVLCDHNLKELPVPHYRVDADKGFNFSNSDDAFVCQKKNHFQITCHAQLQGEAIFVRTGEGLKKISSFQLHFYGVKVESPTQTIRVEQSQSDRSKKPFHPVTVELGGERVTKVTVGRLHFSETTSNNMRKKGKPNPDQRYFHLVVGLHAHTADQASYQVVAHASERIIVRASNPGQFESEGSGVGAEGGWQRGAAPDSVYHAGRVGINTDRPDEALVVHGNMKVTGHIVQPSDARAKQNVQEVDTREQLRNVQQLRVVRYRYAPEFAQHSGLGIKQQEDTGVIAQEVQQILPEAVLPAGDIVLPNGQRIENFLMVNKERIFMENVGAVKELCKVTDSLETRIDQLERINKRLAKLKRGDSLKSSISTISSISSNKYSSSINSKTTVQGKGKKSEREDELLCSNKFIQIIIVILILIMAFCLVAMATLYFLEYQKRSSLEWTAVASNGMLAIRPVHPSTASSTPNYDPRYNSLLDSTLSSSYTKHGSHSRGLDSSLSVKTNAFSTQAPHTKQQLYSQEITWYPISHSGPQPKLEKNSEFPGNWLGRHGAGAIPSNVDENDQGSEVDSSLNKGPIPLGRPSNCPRHFSEFENPCQIFCCTAKIHQFEDPQPDHPPEKKSISDHIEQPLNVYEEKRKISKSFQNGISPSDPSTQTLVKENNYKYLHKRTRRETGSGDWAEVASNAAGSLPPEPKPQLWIVAESFNTSLDQKYCSASSQDTPNNISCIIPLSKYMPDVQLTLHFIGMPWYGQVVQQCSSPTSPGVDESLICGRKYTMQQQAQLKIDIESNNQRGDQSFPLDVAHYLRRTLRFRVPTVQPQENICKNKHGVDYSEYTLHFYRDCDE; from the exons GTCGGGGCGATTTCGTCGGAGGCATAGACAATGAGGCCCTGGACTTCTCGCAGTTGGAAGATTTCATCAACAGCGACAGCGAACAACCCGCCAC ATATTTCGCTGATACATTGGCGCATAATGAGAACGGGGGTGGAACGACGACACACGGTGGTCGTGTGGAGGCGGCAACCGCTCAACAACCACCGTCTCGATTACCATCGCCGATTACCCAAAGTCATCCGGCCTCGAGTACGTGCACATCCGGTACCACCACTGTACCAAATGGCGCCGCTTACAAGGATCCGCAATCGTACGTTCACCC ACATGCTTTGCCAGAAAGCCCACCGGACAGTGGCAGCGAACCACCGTATTCTCCGCCAGGTCACAACGACACACAACATGTACATTCACCGC ATCAAAAGGTAGCTCTTCAGGAGATGCTTCTTCATCACCAAGGCAATCAGGCAAATTATGCACCAAATTTACTACCGTCCTCCCCGAGGACTTTAACATCCTCCACGGATTCGATGCTGCTAACTCATACAGTGCTGACGTCTCACCTCGGCCCAGGAACGCCGAATATCCAATCGCAACAGCCGATAGGTCAGACTTTAGTACCTCTACCACACGAGCACAGCCCTGGTAACATGAACACGTTGTACTCGTCGTTACAATCGGCACCCAAGAAGAGAAAATTGAGCCAGGATGGTCTTGTCCATGTGAAGCAGGTGCAACGA GAACCTGAACTGGGTACCGTGGAGCACAGTTGCAGTAGCAGCAGTGCAGTTCTCGATGGCGACGAAGTGGCAGACAATAGCTATATAGATGCCAGCTATCAGTGCATCCGATTTCATCCCTTTCAGCAAACTTCCTGGCACGTTCTATGCGATCATAATCTGAAGGAACTTCCAGTTCCTCATTACCGAGTAGACGCGGACAAGGGATTCAATTTCAGCAATTCCGACGACGCGTTTGTGTGCCAGAAGAAAAATCACTTTCAG ATTACTTGCCACGCTCAGCTCCAAGGTGAAGCTATATTCGTTCGAACCGGTGAAGGTTTGAAGAAGATAAGCAGTTTTCAGCTACACTTTTACGGCGTCAAAGTTGAGTCTCCGACGCAGACTATCAGAGTGGAGCAAAGTCAAAGCGACAGGAGCAAGAAACCGTTCCATCCAGTGAC GGTGGAACTAGGCGGCGAGCGTGTTACAAAAGTAACCGTTGGCCGTCTTCACTTCAGCGAGACGACCAGCAACAATATGCGAAAGAAAGGGAAACCGAATCCGGATCAAAGATATTTCCATTTAGTTGTTGGCCTGCACGCACACACCGCTGACCAAGCCAGCTATCAGGTGGTAGCTCATGCGTCCGAAAGAATAATCGTCAGG GCAAGTAATCCCGGCCAATTCGAGTCGGAAGGCAGTGGCGTTGGCGCTGAAGGTGGTTGGCAAAGAGGAGCAGCACCGGATAGCGTTTACCATGCCGGCCGAGTTGGAATTAACACGGATAGGCCTGACGAAGCTTTGGTTGTCCATGGCAATATGAAA GTGACTGGCCATATTGTTCAACCCAGTGATGCACGGGCGAAACAAAACGTACAGGAAGTGGACACGCGTGAACAATTGCGAAACGTGCAACAGTTGAGAGTAGTTCGTTATAGATACGCGCCAGAATTTGCACAGCATTCTGGTTTGGGTATCAAGCAACAAGAAGACACGGGTGTCATAGCGCAGGAAGTGCAGCAGATATTGCCGGAAGCTGTGCTGCCAGCTGGGGACATTGTCCTTCCAAATGGCCAGAGAATCGAAAACTTTCTAATGGTGAACAAGGAGAGGATATTCATGGAGAATGTTGGTGCTGTGAAAGAACTGTGTAAA GTAACGGATAGCTTGGAAACTCGCATAGACCAACTGGAGCGAATAAACAAGCGGCTGGCGAAGCTGAAGAGGGGCGACAGTCTGAAAAGTTCGATTAGTACAATCTCTAGTATATCAAGTAACAAATACTCATCCTCTATCAATAGTAAAACTACCGTACAAGGTAAAGGAAAGAAGAGCGAGCGGGAGGACGAACTTCTGTGCAGTAATAAGTTTATCCAGATTATCATTGTTATACTTATCCTTATTATGGCGTtttg CTTAGTAGCAATGGCGACGTTATACTTCTTAGAATATCAGAAACGTAGCAGCCTCGAGTGGACCGCGGTAGCTAGCAATGGAATGTTGGCTATAAGACCAGTACATCCGTCGACAGCGTCGAGTACGCCTAATTACGATCCTCGGTACAATTCGTTGTTAGATAGTACATTGTCGTCTTCGTATACCAAGCACGGATCCCATAGTAGAGGCTTGGACAGTAGTTTGTCTGTGAAAACCAACGCGTTCTCCACGCAGGCGCCTCATACGAAACAACAGCTTTACTCTCAAGAAATTACTTGGTATCCTATTAGTCATTCTGGGCCGCAACCAAAACTTGAGAAAAATAG CGAATTTCCTGGAAACTGGTTGGGTAGACATGGCGCCGGTGCTATTCCCAGTAACGTGGATGAGAACGATCAAGGATCGGAAGTGGACTCGTCTTTGAACAAAGGTCCAATTCCACTAGGTAGACCGTCGAATTGTCCTAGACACTTTAGCGAGTTTGAAAATCCCTGTCAG ATATTCTGTTGTACAGCCAAGATTCATCAGTTCGAGGATCCTCAACCTGATCATCCTCCGGAGAAGAAATCAATCT caGATCACATAGAACAGCCATTGAACGTGTACGAGGAGAAGCGTAAAATAAGCAAAAGTTTCCAAAATGGTATCAGCCCGTCTGATCCAAGCACGCAGACACTTGTAAAAGAA AACAATTACAAATATCTGCATAAAAGAACAAGAAGAGAAACCGGTAGTGGAGATTGGGCGGAAGTTGCCAGCAACGCTGCTGGATCGTTACCACCAGAACCAAAGCCACAGTTGTGGATAGTGGCAGAAAGCTTTAATACTTCGCTCGATCAAAAGTATTGTTCCGCGTCCTCGCAGGATACGCCGAATAATATATCTTGCATCATTCCTTTGTCCAAATATATGCCGGACGTTCAACTCACGTTACATTTTAT TGGAATGCCTTGGTACGGCCAAGTAGTGCAACAGTGCTCCTCGCCAACAAGTCCTGGCGTCGATGAGTCTCTAATTTGTGGCCGGAAATACACGATGCAACAACAGGCTCAGCTGAAGATTGACATTGAAAGTAACAACCAACGGGGAGATCAATCCTTTCCCCTCGATGTTGCTCATTATCTCAGGAGAACGTTGAGGTTTCGTGTACCTACTGTACAGCCGCAAGAA AATATCTGCAAGAATAAACACGGTGTCGATTACTCGGAGTACACGTTGCACTTTTATCGAGATTGCGACGAATGA